A section of the Pan paniscus chromosome 7, NHGRI_mPanPan1-v2.0_pri, whole genome shotgun sequence genome encodes:
- the LOC134730861 gene encoding protein FAM90A15-like, translating into MMARRDPKSWAERLVRAQTLQKQRRAPVGPRAPPPSEEDPRLKCKNCGAFGHTARSTRCPMKCWKAALVPATLGEKEGKENLKPWKPQVEANPGPLNKDKGEKEERPRQQDPQRKALLHIFSGKPPEKPLPNRKGSTESSDYLRVASGPMPVHTTSKRPRLGPVLADRSATERSDRGSVLASPSPLRKASLSSSSSLGPKERQTGAAADIPQPAVRQQGPEPLLVVKPTHSSPEGGCREVPQAASKTHGLLQAIRPQAQDKRPAVTSQPCPPAATHSLGLGSNLSFGPGAKRPAQARIQACLNFPNKPRLGPFQIPESAIQGGELGAPENLQPPPAATELGPSTSPQMGRRTPAQVPSVDRQPPHSRPCLPTAQACTMSHHPAASHDGAQPLRVLFRRLENGRWSSSLLAAPSFHSPEKPGAFLAQSPHVSEKSEGPRVRVPPSVLYEDLQVSSSSEDSDSDLE; encoded by the exons ATGATGGCACGTCGGGACCCCAAATCTTGGGCCGAGAGACTGGTGAGAGCCCAGACCCTCCAGAAGCAGCGGAGGGCCCCAGTTGGGCCAAGGGCTCCCCCGCCCAGTGAAGAAGATCCCAGG CTCAAGTGCAAAAACTGCGGGGCCTTTGGCCACACGGCCAGAAGTACCAGGTGCCCCATGAAGTGCTGGAAGGCAGCCCTGGTTCCAGCGACCttgggggaaaaggaagggaaggaaaacctgaaaccatggaaGCCCCAGGTTGAAGCCAACCCGGGGCCCTTGAACAAGgataagggagagaaggaagagagaccaaG GCAACAAGACCCTCAGAGGAAGGCTCTCCTCCACATATTTTCTGGGAAACCTCCAGAGAAGCCGCTGCCGAATCGAAAAGGATCCACGGAATCTTCTGATTATCTGAGG gTTGCAAGCGGGCCAATGCCGGTCCACACAACCAGTAAGAGGCCGCGCCTGGGCCCTGTCCTCGCTGATCGCTCAGCTACCGAAAGGTCTGACAGGGGCTCCGTCTTGGCTTCGCCGTCTCCCCTCAGAAAAGCCAGTCTGAGCTCCTCCTCAAGTCTTGGAccaaaggaaagacagacagggGCTGCGGCCGACATCCCTCAGCCTGCAGTCAGGCAGCAGGGCCCCGAGCCTCTCCTCGTGGTGAAGCCGacacacagcagccctgagggtggctgccgagaagttccccaggctgcctccaaAACCCACGGCCTGCTCCAGGCCATCAGACCCCAGGCACAGGACAAACGTCCTGCGGTGACCTCACAGCCCTGCCCGCCAGCCGCCACACACAGCTTGGGCCTAGGCTCCAATCTCAGCTTCGGGCCAGGAGCCAAGAGACCTGCCCAGGCTCGGATTCAGGCTTGCCTGAACTTCCCCAACAAACCGAGACTGGGTCCCTTCCAGATCCCCGAAAGCGCCATCCAGGGAGGTGAGCTGGGGGCCCCGGAGAATCTCCAACCTCCGCCAGCCGCAACCGAACTTGGACCAAGTACGTCGCCCCAGATGGGCAGGAGGACACCCGCCCAGGTGCCCAGCGTCGACCGGCAGCCTCCGCACAGCAGACCTTGCCTGCCTACTGCCCAGGCCTGCACCATGTCCCATCACCCAGCGGCCAGCCATGATGGggcccagcctctcagagtgctcttCCGGAGACTGGAAAACGGACGCTGGAGCTCCAGCCTCCTGGCGGCCCCCTCATTTCACTCTCCTGAGAAGCCGGGAGCCTTCCTCGCTCAGAGCCCTCATGTGTCAGAGAAGTCTGAGGGTCCCCGTGTTCGTGTCCCACCGAGCGTCCTCTATGAGGACCTTCAGgtttcctcctcctcagaggaCAGCGATTCTGACCTGGAGTGA
- the LOC129395866 gene encoding protein FAM90A15-like, which yields MMARRDPKSWAERLVRAQTLQKQRRAPVGPRAPPPSEEDPRLKCKNCGAFGHTARSTRCPMKCWKAALVPATLGEKEGKENLKPWKPQVEANPGPLNKDKGEKEERPRQQDPQRKALLHIFSGKPPEKPLPNRKGSTESSDYLRVASGPMPVHTTSKRPRLGPVLADRSATERSDRGSVLASPSPLRKASLSSSSSLGPKERQTGAAADIPQPAVRQQGPEPLLVVKPTHSSPEGGCREVPQAASKTHGLLQAIRPQAQDKRPAVTSQPCPPAATHSLGLGSNLSFGPGAKRPAQARIQACLNFPKKPRLGPFQIPESAIQGGELGAPENLQPPPAATELGPSTSPQMGRRTPAQVPSVDRQPPHSRPCLPTAQACTMSHHPAASHDGAQPLRVLFRRLENGRWSSSLLAAPSFHSPEKPGAFLAQSPHVSEKSEGPRVRVPPSVLYEDLQVSSSSEDSDSDLE from the exons ATGATGGCACGTCGGGACCCCAAATCTTGGGCCGAGAGACTGGTGAGAGCCCAGACCCTCCAGAAGCAGCGGAGGGCCCCAGTTGGGCCAAGGGCTCCCCCGCCCAGTGAAGAAGATCCCAGG CTCAAGTGCAAAAACTGCGGGGCCTTTGGCCACACGGCCAGAAGTACCAGGTGCCCCATGAAGTGCTGGAAGGCAGCCCTGGTTCCAGCGACCttgggggaaaaggaagggaaggaaaacctgaaaccatggaaGCCCCAGGTTGAAGCCAACCCGGGGCCCTTGAACAAGgataagggagagaaggaagagagaccaaG GCAACAAGACCCGCAGAGGAAGGCTCTCCTCCACATATTTTCTGGGAAACCTCCAGAGAAGCCGCTGCCGAATCGAAAAGGATCCACGGAATCTTCTGATTATCTGAGG gTTGCAAGCGGGCCAATGCCGGTCCACACAACCAGTAAGAGGCCGCGCCTGGGCCCTGTCCTCGCTGATCGCTCAGCTACCGAAAGGTCTGACAGGGGCTCCGTCTTGGCTTCGCCGTCTCCCCTCAGAAAAGCCAGTCTGAGCTCCTCCTCAAGTCTTGGAccaaaggaaagacagacagggGCTGCGGCCGACATCCCTCAGCCTGCAGTCAGGCAGCAGGGCCCCGAGCCTCTCCTCGTGGTGAAGCCGacacacagcagccctgagggtggctgccgagaagttccccaggctgcctccaaAACCCACGGCCTGCTCCAGGCCATCAGACCCCAGGCACAGGACAAACGTCCTGCGGTGACCTCACAGCCCTGCCCGCCAGCCGCCACACACAGCTTGGGCCTAGGCTCCAATCTCAGCTTCGGGCCAGGAGCCAAGAGACCTGCCCAGGCTCGGATTCAGGCTTGCCTGAACTTCCCCAAGAAACCGAGACTGGGTCCCTTCCAGATCCCCGAAAGCGCCATCCAGGGAGGTGAGCTGGGGGCCCCGGAGAATCTCCAACCTCCGCCAGCCGCAACCGAACTTGGACCAAGTACGTCGCCCCAGATGGGCAGGAGGACACCCGCCCAGGTGCCCAGCGTCGACCGGCAGCCTCCGCACAGCAGACCTTGCCTGCCTACTGCCCAGGCCTGCACCATGTCCCATCACCCAGCGGCCAGCCATGATGGggcccagcctctcagagtgctcttCCGGAGACTGGAAAACGGACGCTGGAGCTCCAGCCTCCTGGCGGCCCCCTCATTTCACTCTCCTGAGAAGCCGGGAGCCTTCCTCGCTCAGAGCCCTCATGTGTCAGAGAAGTCTGAGGGTCCCCGTGTTCGTGTCCCACCGAGCGTCCTCTATGAGGACCTTCAGgtttcctcctcctcagaggaCAGCGATTCTGACCTGGAGTGA